From Vidua chalybeata isolate OUT-0048 chromosome 25, bVidCha1 merged haplotype, whole genome shotgun sequence, one genomic window encodes:
- the PSMB2 gene encoding proteasome subunit beta type-2 isoform X1 → MEYLIGIQGPDYVLVAADTVAATSIIQMKHDHDKMFKMSEKILLLCVGEPGDTVQFAEYIQKNVQLYKMRNGYELSPTAAANFTRRNLADYLRSRTPYHVNLLLAGYDDHEGPALYYMDYLAALAKAPFAAHGYGAFLTLSILDRYYKPGITREEAVELLKKCLEELQKRFILNLTSFNARFIDKEGIHEVDNIPLAKVES, encoded by the exons ATGGAGTACCTCATCGGCATTCAGGGCCCTGACTACGTCCTGGTGGCCGCGGACACCGTGGCGGCCACCAGCATCATCCAGATGAAGCACG ACCATGACAAAATGTTTAAGATGAGTGAAAAGATCTTACTTCTGTGTGTGGGGGAGCCTGGGGACACAGTGCAGTTTGCAGAATACATCCAGAAAAATGTTCAGCTctacaaaatgagaaatg GTTATGAATTGtctcccactgcagctgcaaaCTTCACCCGGCGAAACCTCGCGGACTATCTCCGGAGTCGG ACCCCCTACCATGTGAACCTTCTCCTGGCTGGCTATGACGACCACGAGGGCCCTGCCCTGTACTACATGGACTACCTGGCAGCTCTGGCCAAGGCTCCTTTTGCAGCACATGGATATGGAGCATTCCTTACCCTCAGCATCCTTGACCGCTATTACAAGCCAG gtATCACACGTGAGGAAGCTGTGGAGCTCTTAAAAAAATGTCTAGAGGAG CTTCAGAAACGCTTCATCCTCAACCTGACCTCCTTCAACGCCCGGTTCATTGACAAGGAGGGCATCCACGAAGTGGACAATATACCCCTTGCCAAAGTGGAGTCCTAA
- the PSMB2 gene encoding proteasome subunit beta type-2 isoform X2: MEYLIGIQGPDYVLVAADTVAATSIIQMKHDHDKMFKMSEKILLLCVGEPGDTVQFAEYIQKNVQLYKMRNGYELSPTAAANFTRRNLADYLRSRTPYHVNLLLAGYDDHEGPALYYMDYLAALAKAPFAAHGYGAFLTLSILDRYYKPGITREEAVELLKKCLEELQPLVLPGVGVAPT, from the exons ATGGAGTACCTCATCGGCATTCAGGGCCCTGACTACGTCCTGGTGGCCGCGGACACCGTGGCGGCCACCAGCATCATCCAGATGAAGCACG ACCATGACAAAATGTTTAAGATGAGTGAAAAGATCTTACTTCTGTGTGTGGGGGAGCCTGGGGACACAGTGCAGTTTGCAGAATACATCCAGAAAAATGTTCAGCTctacaaaatgagaaatg GTTATGAATTGtctcccactgcagctgcaaaCTTCACCCGGCGAAACCTCGCGGACTATCTCCGGAGTCGG ACCCCCTACCATGTGAACCTTCTCCTGGCTGGCTATGACGACCACGAGGGCCCTGCCCTGTACTACATGGACTACCTGGCAGCTCTGGCCAAGGCTCCTTTTGCAGCACATGGATATGGAGCATTCCTTACCCTCAGCATCCTTGACCGCTATTACAAGCCAG gtATCACACGTGAGGAAGCTGTGGAGCTCTTAAAAAAATGTCTAGAGGAG ctccagcccttggtCCTGCCTGGCGTGGGAGTTGCTCCCACCTGA